GGCTTAGCGCGCATGATTGCGAGAACTGCCTGACATCTGCGCCCCAACGTGTGCGGGCCAGCCTGCCACGGCGAGGTTGGCTTGTCGGCGTCCCTCGTCTACCGGATTCCGATCCTGCTCGCCGTGTTGGGAGGCAACTAGCGCAAGCGCCGGCGGGCAGAGGAGTCGTCCGCCACCGAATCAAGGAGATGAAGCTGCATGGGCCGGGTTGTCGGTCGACTTCGCGAACTGGGCGTGACGGTGCCATCGCCGCCGAAACCCGTCGCCAACTACGTTCCGGCGAAGCGCGTGGGATCCTTGCTCTACGTTGCCGGCCAGGTGTCTGCCATGGGGGGCCGCGACTACAAAGGCGCGCTGGCCACCGACGTGGACGTTGCGTACGGCAGGGAGGCCGTACGAGCGAGCGCGGTCAACTGCCTGGCCGCGATGCTCGCGGTCATCGACTCCCTCGATTGCATCCGGCAACTCGTCCACGTCGGAGGTTTCGTGGCAAGCGTACCGGAGTTCAAGGGCCAGCCGCAGCGATGAACGGCGCCTCCGACTTCTTGGTGGAGGTGTTCGGCGAAGCGGGCAAACACACGAGAGCGGCAGTCGGCGTGAGTGGGTTGCCGCTCGGTTACACAACGTCAGCGTATCTGATCGCGGAAGTCGAGTAGGGCTTCAGGTCCGTCCGATGCTCTAGGTTAGTGCGCCCGCGCCGTGGCGCGGACACGCAACCGCAAACCGAAACGGCCCAGTGCCGCTGCGTCGCCAACCGTGTGTGCGAACCGTCTAGACCGCTGGCCGTTCGTCGACCGGACGCCGGAGGCGGTCGAGAAGCGTCCCCAATGGGGAACTGTCCCGAACGTAGGAGCACGGCGAAGCCTCGTCCAAGAATGCGTGTGATAGAGGAGTCGTTGGAAGATGACGCAGCATCGAGCAGTACCGGGGTGGGGGGCGACGTCGCCGCAGGCGCGCTTGCGGGTGTCGTAGCGGCAGTGGTGAGCGTCGTGTTGGAGATCGCGACGTTCACGCTCGTTC
This is a stretch of genomic DNA from bacterium. It encodes these proteins:
- a CDS encoding RidA family protein, translated to MGRVVGRLRELGVTVPSPPKPVANYVPAKRVGSLLYVAGQVSAMGGRDYKGALATDVDVAYGREAVRASAVNCLAAMLAVIDSLDCIRQLVHVGGFVASVPEFKGQPQR